The Luteimonas sp. YGD11-2 genome has a window encoding:
- the creC gene encoding two-component system sensor histidine kinase CreC, protein MRIGLRLFLAFFLIVGVAAFFVMRVFVDEVKPGVRQALEATLVDSANTLAELAADDLKAGRIADGRFAQRVAQAHARDPGARVWEFAKTSVDQEIVITDAQGVVVYASTGRDIGRDNSRWNDVYRTLRGEYGARSTPRVPGADDDSVMHVAAPVRDPDDPSRLLGVLTLSQPNRSVEPFIVASQRSILARGAWLIGIAALIGIAMTWWLVRGIGGLNRYAQAVARGEPVPPPRPRRDEIGDLGQALEAMRRRLEGKAYVEQYVQSLTHEMKSPLAAIGASAELLQEPLPDEERARFAGNILAQQRRLTETIDKLLVLAEVEQHGWLQKREPIDVAALLQQAAEAVVADGRDVRVRCDAAAGVQVSGDPFLLRQALRNLVDNALAFSPAGGEVRVDAVVDAGRVRIRVADRGPGVPDYARERVFERFYSLPRPDGTPRSSGLGLPFVREVARLHGGDVRLENRDGGGAIAMLSLPLA, encoded by the coding sequence ATGCGCATCGGGTTGCGGCTGTTCCTGGCGTTCTTCCTGATCGTCGGGGTCGCGGCGTTCTTCGTGATGCGGGTGTTCGTCGACGAGGTGAAGCCCGGCGTGCGCCAGGCGCTGGAGGCCACGCTGGTCGACTCGGCCAACACGCTGGCCGAACTCGCCGCCGATGACCTCAAGGCCGGGCGCATTGCCGATGGCCGCTTCGCGCAGCGGGTGGCGCAGGCGCATGCGCGCGACCCCGGGGCACGGGTGTGGGAGTTCGCGAAGACCAGCGTCGACCAGGAGATCGTGATCACCGATGCGCAGGGGGTGGTGGTGTACGCCTCCACCGGGCGCGACATCGGCCGCGACAACTCGCGCTGGAACGATGTCTACCGCACCCTGCGCGGCGAATACGGCGCGCGCTCGACGCCGCGCGTGCCCGGCGCCGACGATGACAGCGTGATGCACGTGGCCGCACCGGTACGCGATCCCGACGATCCCTCGCGGCTGCTCGGCGTGCTGACGCTGTCGCAGCCCAACCGGAGCGTGGAGCCTTTCATCGTCGCCAGCCAGCGCAGCATCCTCGCGCGCGGTGCGTGGCTGATCGGCATCGCGGCGCTGATCGGCATCGCCATGACCTGGTGGCTGGTGCGTGGCATCGGCGGCCTCAACCGTTATGCGCAGGCCGTGGCGCGTGGCGAGCCGGTGCCGCCGCCGCGACCGCGCCGCGACGAGATCGGCGACCTCGGCCAGGCGCTGGAGGCGATGCGGCGCAGGCTCGAGGGGAAGGCCTATGTCGAGCAGTACGTGCAGTCGCTGACGCACGAGATGAAGAGCCCGCTGGCGGCCATCGGCGCCTCCGCGGAACTGCTGCAGGAGCCGCTGCCGGATGAGGAGCGCGCGCGCTTCGCCGGCAATATCCTCGCCCAGCAGCGGCGGCTCACCGAGACCATCGACAAGCTGCTGGTGCTGGCCGAGGTCGAGCAGCACGGCTGGCTGCAGAAGCGCGAACCGATCGACGTTGCCGCACTGCTGCAGCAGGCGGCCGAGGCGGTGGTCGCGGATGGCCGCGACGTGCGCGTGCGCTGCGATGCTGCCGCCGGTGTGCAGGTCAGTGGCGATCCCTTCCTGCTGCGGCAGGCGCTGCGCAACCTGGTGGACAACGCGCTGGCGTTCTCCCCTGCCGGTGGCGAGGTGCGGGTGGACGCGGTGGTGGATGCCGGCCGTGTGCGCATCCGCGTCGCAGACCGCGGGCCCGGCGTGCCGGACTACGCACGCGAACGGGTGTTCGAGCGCTTCTATTCGCTGCCGCGCCCGGATGGCACGCCACGCAGTTCCGGCCTGGGCCTGCCGTTCGTGCGCGAGGTCGCGCGCCTGCATGGCGGCGACGTGCGTCTGGAGAATCGCGACGGCGGCGGCGCCATCGCCATGCTGTCGCTGCCGCTGGCCTGA
- the creB gene encoding two-component system response regulator CreB — MLRGMPEPARILVVEDEQAIADTLLYALGSEGYAVRHCLLGRDALAALRDPGAELVVLDVGLPDLNGFEVCRQLRGFSQVPVIFLTARNDEVDRVLGLELGADDYMAKPFSPRELVARVRARLRRSVPAVAAGDDGWRTHGAFAIDHDGRRIRYRDALLELTRYEYALLAALLQRPGAILSRAQLMDRGWDDGADSGDRTVDTHVKTLRAKLRAAGATRDPIRTHRGIGYALDA, encoded by the coding sequence ATGCTGCGCGGCATGCCGGAACCCGCGCGCATCCTCGTCGTCGAGGACGAACAGGCCATCGCCGATACCCTGCTGTACGCGCTCGGCAGCGAGGGCTACGCGGTGCGCCACTGCCTGCTCGGCCGCGATGCGCTCGCGGCCCTGCGCGACCCCGGCGCGGAGCTGGTGGTGCTGGATGTCGGGCTGCCGGATCTCAACGGCTTCGAGGTGTGCCGGCAGCTGCGCGGCTTCAGCCAGGTGCCGGTGATCTTCCTCACCGCGCGCAATGACGAGGTCGACCGCGTGCTGGGCCTGGAACTGGGGGCCGACGACTACATGGCCAAGCCGTTCTCGCCGCGCGAACTGGTGGCACGCGTGCGTGCGCGGTTGCGCCGGAGTGTGCCGGCGGTTGCCGCGGGCGATGACGGCTGGCGCACCCACGGTGCGTTCGCCATCGACCACGACGGCCGCCGCATCCGCTATCGCGACGCGCTGCTGGAGCTCACCCGCTACGAGTACGCGCTGCTGGCCGCGTTGCTGCAGCGCCCCGGCGCCATCCTCAGCCGCGCGCAGCTGATGGACCGCGGCTGGGACGATGGCGCCGACAGCGGCGACCGCACCGTCGATACCCACGTCAAGACGCTGCGCGCCAAGCTGCGCGCGGCCGGTGCCACCCGCGATCCGATCCGCACCCATCGCGGCATCGGCTACGCCCTGGACGCCTGA
- the rlmJ gene encoding 23S rRNA (adenine(2030)-N(6))-methyltransferase RlmJ, producing the protein MNYRHAFHAGNHADVLKHVVLLALCDALTAKPAACFALDTHAGRGLYGLGDYAARQTGEADSGIGRLRAAAVAEPLLRRYLDAVDACRAQAGADAYPGSPWLLAHALREQDRIACCELQPEEAAALKANFAGDARVAVHARDGYGAVRALLPPRDGATRIARGLVLVDPPYELQLEEFAPALGAIREGLQRWPQASYALWYPIKQRRVLQRIFRSAAALEATGGVLACELLVRPDDSPLRMNGSGMLLVNPPWGLDRRLGAALKALGGLLPEVPMADPTRLEWLRTAD; encoded by the coding sequence ATGAATTACCGCCATGCCTTCCACGCCGGCAACCATGCCGACGTGCTCAAACACGTCGTGCTGCTGGCCCTGTGCGATGCACTCACCGCCAAGCCCGCCGCCTGCTTCGCCCTCGATACCCACGCCGGCCGCGGCCTGTACGGGCTTGGCGACTACGCCGCGCGGCAAACCGGCGAGGCCGACAGCGGCATCGGCCGGTTGCGCGCGGCGGCCGTCGCCGAACCGCTGCTGCGCCGCTATCTCGATGCGGTCGATGCCTGCCGCGCGCAGGCCGGTGCCGACGCCTACCCCGGCTCGCCGTGGCTGCTCGCCCATGCACTGCGCGAACAGGACCGCATCGCCTGCTGCGAACTGCAGCCGGAGGAAGCCGCCGCGCTGAAGGCCAACTTCGCCGGCGACGCGCGCGTGGCCGTGCACGCGCGCGACGGCTATGGCGCGGTGCGCGCCCTGCTGCCGCCGCGCGATGGCGCCACCCGCATCGCCCGCGGCCTGGTGCTGGTCGATCCGCCCTACGAGCTGCAGCTGGAGGAATTCGCACCCGCACTCGGCGCCATTCGCGAGGGCCTGCAGCGCTGGCCGCAGGCGAGCTACGCGCTGTGGTATCCGATCAAGCAGCGCCGGGTGCTGCAGCGCATCTTCCGCAGCGCGGCGGCCCTGGAAGCCACGGGCGGCGTGCTGGCCTGCGAGCTGCTGGTACGCCCGGACGACTCGCCCTTGCGGATGAATGGCAGCGGCATGCTGCTGGTCAATCCGCCATGGGGGCTCGACCGCAGGCTCGGCGCCGCCCTGAAGGCGCTGGGCGGGTTGCTCCCCGAAGTGCCGATGGCGGACCCCACCCGGCTGGAATGGCTGCGCACTGCAGACTGA
- a CDS encoding GNAT family N-acetyltransferase → MAARNRLPPWHDQIRLANGREILIRPVRPDDAEPLRAGFALLGPEEIRQRLVAPLPELSAEMANRLTRPDPRTEFALVAAEPLPPGDAVVGGVARVAMVPGTRDGQFMILISSYIAGLGAGRQLMRRLVRWAKGKKLQRLIGEVQEDNQPMLALAQSLGFRQEPSDNPGTIRVILEL, encoded by the coding sequence ATGGCCGCCCGCAACCGACTCCCGCCGTGGCATGACCAGATCCGTCTGGCCAATGGCCGCGAAATCCTCATCCGTCCGGTACGCCCCGACGATGCCGAACCGCTGCGTGCGGGCTTTGCGTTGCTGGGCCCGGAGGAAATCCGCCAGCGCCTGGTTGCGCCGCTCCCCGAACTCAGCGCCGAGATGGCCAACCGCCTGACCCGGCCGGACCCGAGGACCGAATTCGCCCTGGTCGCCGCCGAGCCGCTGCCGCCCGGCGATGCGGTGGTCGGCGGCGTGGCGCGGGTGGCGATGGTGCCCGGCACCCGCGACGGCCAGTTCATGATCCTGATCAGCAGCTACATCGCCGGCCTGGGTGCGGGCCGCCAGCTGATGCGCCGGCTGGTGCGCTGGGCCAAGGGCAAGAAGCTGCAGCGCCTGATCGGCGAGGTGCAGGAAGACAACCAGCCGATGCTGGCACTCGCCCAGTCGCTGGGCTTCCGCCAGGAACCGTCGGACAACCCCGGCACGATCCGGGTCATCCTCGAGCTCTGA
- the mfd gene encoding transcription-repair coupling factor, with protein sequence MKTPDSSVPPLPRRGQQRAFWRAPASTSALAWSLLRAAAVHGRLLLVVARDNHHAHQLESDLQTLSGGHGDVPMLVFPDWETLPYDHFSPHPDIVSQRLSTLNRLPQLTRGLVVVPVQTLMQRLPPLAWIAGQTFDLQVGQRFDLDAEKRRLEAAGYRNVPQVLDPGDFAVRGGLLDVYPMGADAPFRVELFDQDIESIRSFDPESQRSLDKVEAIRMLPGREVPLDEAARERAMEALGERFDIDQRRSSLYQDLKSGLSPSGVEYYLPLFFEPPRGRFGERDAGDATATLFDYLPDGALPVLAPGALAAADHAWAQIGDRYEQRRHDIERPLLPPAELWLPPDTLRECLNRGERVDVADDSHAQVTQAVALGDQPAPDLPVSTREVDSAAALKSFLGSYPGRVLLAADSAGRREALIDLLAPTGLKPQVVADFAGFIAAENDARFAVAVAPLDNGFALDAPQVTILTERQLFPERATQPRRARRAGREPEAIIRDLGELTEGAPIVHEDHGVGRYRGLVVLEAGGQPAEYLEIEYAKGDRLYVPVAQLHLINRYSGASPETAPLHSLGGEAWTRAKKRAAEKVRDVAAELLEIQAKRAARAGLAIDIDRAMYEPFAAAFPFEETPDQHSAIEAVIRDLSSSQPMDRVVCGDVGFGKTEVAVRAAFVAAAAGKQVALLVPTTLLAEQHFRNFSDRFADWPIRVEVLSRFKSTKEIKAELEKVARGEIDVIVGTHRLLQPDVKFKDLGLVIVDEEQRFGVRQKEALKALRANVHLLTLTATPIPRTLNMAMAGIRDLSIIATPPAHRLAVQTFVSEWDDSLLREAFQRELARGGQLYFLHNDVESIGRMQRELQELVPEARIGIAHGQMPERELEKVMVDFQKQRFNVLLSTTIIESGIDIPNANTIVINRADRFGLAQLHQLRGRVGRSHHRAYAYLVVPDKRSITADAQKRLDAIASMDELGAGFTLATHDLEIRGAGELLGEEQSGQMAEVGFSLYTELLERAVRSIRQGKLPDADEPESRGAEVELHAPALIPDDYLPDVHTRLTLYKRISAAGNADGLRELQVEMIDRFGLLPDAAKQLFAVAEMKLQATAMGIRKIDLGENGGRIVFEATPRIDPMALIQLIQKQPKLYAMDGPDRLRIKLPLPEAADRLNAARGLMAQLAQG encoded by the coding sequence ATGAAAACACCCGACTCTTCCGTTCCGCCGCTGCCCCGCCGCGGCCAGCAGCGCGCGTTCTGGCGTGCGCCCGCCTCCACCTCGGCACTGGCCTGGTCGCTGCTGCGCGCAGCCGCCGTGCATGGCCGCCTGCTGCTGGTCGTCGCCCGCGACAACCACCACGCGCACCAGCTGGAGTCCGACCTGCAGACGCTGTCGGGCGGCCACGGCGACGTGCCGATGCTGGTGTTCCCGGACTGGGAAACCCTGCCCTACGACCACTTCAGCCCGCACCCGGACATCGTCTCGCAGCGGTTGTCCACGCTGAACCGGTTGCCGCAACTCACCCGCGGGCTGGTGGTGGTGCCGGTGCAGACGCTGATGCAGCGGCTGCCGCCGCTGGCGTGGATCGCCGGCCAGACCTTCGACCTGCAGGTCGGCCAGCGCTTCGACCTCGACGCTGAAAAGCGCCGCCTGGAAGCCGCCGGCTACCGCAACGTGCCACAGGTGCTGGACCCCGGCGATTTCGCCGTCCGCGGCGGCCTGCTCGACGTCTACCCGATGGGCGCCGATGCACCGTTCCGGGTCGAACTGTTCGACCAGGACATCGAATCGATCCGCAGCTTCGACCCGGAATCGCAGCGCTCGCTCGACAAGGTCGAGGCGATCCGCATGCTGCCCGGCCGCGAAGTGCCGCTGGACGAGGCCGCGCGCGAACGCGCGATGGAAGCGCTCGGCGAACGCTTCGACATCGACCAGCGCCGCAGCTCGCTCTACCAGGACCTGAAGTCCGGGCTGTCGCCGTCGGGCGTCGAGTACTACCTCCCGCTGTTCTTCGAACCCCCGCGCGGGCGCTTCGGCGAGCGCGATGCCGGCGACGCCACCGCCACGCTGTTCGACTACCTGCCCGACGGCGCGCTGCCGGTGCTGGCGCCGGGCGCCCTGGCCGCGGCCGACCATGCCTGGGCGCAGATCGGCGACCGCTACGAGCAGCGTCGCCACGACATCGAGCGCCCGCTGCTGCCGCCGGCCGAACTGTGGCTACCGCCCGACACCCTGCGCGAATGCCTCAACCGCGGCGAGCGCGTGGACGTCGCCGACGACAGCCACGCCCAGGTCACCCAGGCCGTCGCGCTGGGCGACCAGCCGGCGCCGGACCTGCCGGTGTCCACGCGCGAGGTCGATTCCGCCGCGGCGCTGAAGTCCTTCCTCGGCAGCTACCCCGGCCGCGTGCTGCTGGCCGCCGACAGCGCCGGCCGCCGCGAGGCGCTGATCGACCTGCTCGCGCCCACCGGCCTCAAGCCGCAGGTGGTGGCGGATTTCGCCGGCTTCATCGCCGCGGAAAACGATGCCCGCTTCGCCGTGGCCGTCGCCCCGCTCGACAACGGCTTTGCGCTGGACGCCCCGCAGGTCACCATCCTCACCGAGCGCCAGCTGTTTCCCGAGCGCGCCACCCAGCCGCGCCGCGCGCGCCGTGCCGGGCGCGAGCCGGAAGCGATCATCCGCGACCTCGGCGAGCTCACCGAAGGCGCGCCGATCGTCCACGAGGACCACGGCGTCGGCCGCTACCGCGGGCTGGTGGTGCTGGAAGCCGGCGGCCAGCCGGCCGAATACCTCGAGATCGAATACGCCAAGGGCGACCGCCTGTACGTGCCGGTCGCGCAGCTGCACCTGATCAACCGCTATTCCGGCGCCTCGCCGGAAACCGCGCCGCTGCATTCGCTGGGCGGCGAAGCGTGGACCAGGGCCAAGAAGCGCGCCGCCGAGAAGGTGCGCGACGTCGCCGCCGAGCTGCTGGAGATCCAGGCCAAGCGCGCCGCACGCGCCGGTCTTGCGATCGACATCGACCGCGCGATGTACGAGCCGTTCGCCGCGGCGTTCCCGTTCGAGGAAACCCCGGACCAGCATTCGGCGATCGAGGCGGTCATCCGCGATCTCTCTTCCAGCCAGCCGATGGACCGGGTGGTCTGCGGCGATGTGGGCTTCGGCAAGACCGAGGTCGCCGTGCGCGCGGCGTTCGTTGCCGCGGCGGCCGGCAAGCAGGTGGCGCTGCTGGTGCCGACCACGCTGCTGGCCGAACAGCATTTCCGTAATTTCAGTGACCGCTTTGCCGACTGGCCGATCCGGGTCGAGGTGCTGTCGCGCTTCAAATCGACGAAGGAGATCAAGGCGGAACTGGAGAAGGTCGCCCGTGGCGAGATCGACGTGATCGTCGGCACCCACCGCCTGCTGCAGCCCGACGTGAAGTTCAAGGACCTGGGCCTGGTCATCGTCGACGAGGAACAGCGTTTCGGCGTGCGCCAGAAGGAAGCGCTGAAGGCACTGCGCGCCAACGTGCACCTGTTGACGCTCACCGCCACGCCGATCCCGCGCACGCTCAACATGGCGATGGCAGGCATCCGCGACCTGTCGATCATCGCCACCCCGCCGGCACACCGGCTCGCCGTGCAGACCTTTGTCAGCGAATGGGACGACTCGCTGCTGCGCGAAGCCTTCCAGCGCGAGCTCGCGCGCGGCGGCCAGCTGTACTTCCTGCACAACGACGTCGAGTCGATCGGCCGCATGCAGCGCGAGCTGCAGGAACTGGTGCCGGAAGCGCGCATCGGCATCGCCCACGGGCAGATGCCCGAGCGCGAGCTGGAAAAGGTGATGGTCGATTTCCAGAAGCAGCGCTTCAACGTGCTGCTGTCGACCACGATCATCGAATCCGGCATCGACATCCCCAACGCCAACACCATCGTCATCAACCGCGCCGACCGCTTCGGCCTCGCCCAGCTGCACCAGCTGCGTGGGCGCGTCGGGCGTTCGCACCATCGCGCCTACGCCTACCTGGTGGTGCCGGACAAGCGCTCGATCACCGCCGATGCGCAGAAGCGCCTTGATGCCATCGCCTCGATGGACGAGCTCGGTGCCGGCTTCACCCTGGCCACCCACGACCTCGAGATCCGCGGCGCCGGCGAACTGCTGGGCGAGGAGCAGAGCGGGCAGATGGCCGAGGTCGGCTTCAGCCTGTACACCGAGCTGCTGGAACGCGCGGTGCGTTCGATCCGCCAGGGCAAGCTGCCCGATGCCGACGAACCGGAATCGCGCGGTGCCGAGGTGGAACTGCATGCCCCCGCACTGATCCCGGACGACTACCTGCCCGACGTGCACACCCGCCTGACGCTGTACAAGCGCATCAGCGCCGCCGGCAATGCGGACGGCCTGCGCGAGCTGCAGGTGGAGATGATCGACCGCTTCGGCCTGCTGCCCGATGCCGCCAAGCAGCTGTTCGCGGTGGCGGAGATGAAGCTGCAGGCCACCGCCATGGGCATCCGCAAGATCGACCTCGGCGAGAACGGCGGCCGCATCGTGTTCGAGGCCACCCCGCGCATCGACCCGATGGCGCTGATCCAGCTGATCCAGAAGCAGCCCAAGCTGTACGCGATGGACGGCCCCGACAGGCTGCGCATCAAGCTGCCACTGCCCGAGGCCGCCGACCGCCTCAACGCCGCGCGCGGCCTGATGGCGCAGCTGGCGCAGGGCTAG
- a CDS encoding helix-turn-helix domain-containing protein, with product MPALRPFVATLWASSGDARVSAACEHVLPTGQMHLAIRLGDAPLRVFDAGTGTSTSFEDTVVGGARDRYYVKDMTAPSASVGAQLRPGASQALFGVPADVLAHRHVALAALLGDGVATLRERLLQEALPVRRIDLLEAFLATRLPRARGLHPAVAEALALFGHGHAVAAAVQRSGYSHRHFGALFAGAVGLTPQRFRRVLRFQHVLAAHRRDPALPWAMAAHDAGYSDQPHLVRDFVALTGVRPQDYRRIAPVAAHHVPVDAWPRAKGGDVDSIQDPGRR from the coding sequence ATGCCCGCCCTGCGTCCCTTCGTCGCCACCCTGTGGGCGTCGTCGGGAGACGCGCGGGTGAGCGCGGCCTGCGAGCACGTACTGCCGACCGGACAGATGCACCTGGCGATCCGCCTGGGCGATGCGCCGTTGCGGGTGTTCGATGCCGGCACCGGCACGTCCACCAGTTTCGAAGACACCGTGGTCGGCGGCGCGCGCGACCGTTACTACGTTAAGGACATGACGGCGCCCTCGGCCAGCGTCGGCGCGCAGTTGCGCCCGGGCGCGTCGCAGGCATTGTTCGGAGTGCCTGCCGATGTGCTGGCGCACCGGCATGTCGCACTTGCCGCGCTGCTCGGCGATGGCGTGGCCACCCTGCGCGAACGCCTGCTGCAGGAGGCACTGCCCGTCCGACGCATCGACCTGCTGGAAGCCTTCCTCGCCACCCGGCTGCCGCGTGCGCGCGGCCTGCATCCGGCGGTTGCGGAAGCGCTGGCGCTGTTCGGCCACGGCCACGCGGTGGCAGCCGCCGTGCAACGCAGCGGCTACAGCCATCGCCACTTCGGCGCGCTGTTCGCCGGCGCGGTGGGGCTCACCCCGCAACGCTTCCGGCGCGTGCTGCGTTTCCAGCATGTGCTGGCCGCCCACCGCCGCGACCCGGCACTGCCGTGGGCCATGGCCGCACACGACGCCGGGTACAGCGACCAGCCGCACCTGGTGCGCGACTTCGTGGCACTGACGGGCGTGCGCCCGCAGGACTACCGCCGCATCGCGCCGGTCGCGGCCCACCATGTGCCGGTGGATGCCTGGCCGCGTGCGAAAGGCGGCGACGTCGATTCCATACAAGACCCCGGCCGCCGCTGA
- a CDS encoding VOC family protein gives MTIHELYAYLCVADTDAAIGFYARAFGATETFRLTEPGGRIGHAEIDLDGHTLMLCDAFPEYGIHAPQPGAPTAVTLHLHVDDADAAIARAVKAGATLERAASDAFYGERGGSVIDPFGHRWLIGHSIEDVSPEEMQRRYDALFAEGPQAG, from the coding sequence ATGACGATCCACGAGCTCTACGCCTACCTCTGCGTTGCCGATACCGATGCCGCGATCGGCTTCTACGCCCGCGCCTTCGGTGCCACCGAGACGTTCCGCCTCACCGAACCCGGTGGCCGCATCGGCCATGCCGAGATCGATCTCGACGGCCACACCCTGATGCTGTGCGATGCCTTTCCCGAGTACGGCATCCACGCACCGCAACCCGGCGCCCCGACCGCGGTCACCCTGCACCTGCATGTGGACGATGCCGACGCCGCCATCGCCCGCGCGGTCAAGGCCGGTGCCACCCTGGAGCGCGCGGCCAGCGATGCCTTCTATGGCGAGCGCGGCGGCAGCGTGATCGACCCGTTCGGTCACCGCTGGCTGATCGGCCACAGCATCGAGGACGTCAGCCCCGAGGAGATGCAGCGCCGCTACGACGCGTTGTTTGCCGAGGGGCCGCAGGCCGGCTGA
- a CDS encoding ankyrin repeat domain-containing protein, whose product MTAPDRPELDADTHARVQELFALVRAGDAATLARLLGMGLVPNLRDGKGDSLLMLAAYHGHADAVRVLLQHGADASLANDRAQTPLGTAAFKGDIDVVRALIEGGAPVDDQPDGGRTALMLAAMFDRVEIIELLLAHGANPEHAGADGATALDLARGMGAERAVQRLSHPSESSIPRTPKPGVE is encoded by the coding sequence ATGACCGCACCCGACCGTCCCGAACTCGACGCCGACACCCACGCCCGCGTGCAGGAGCTGTTCGCGCTGGTGCGCGCCGGCGATGCCGCCACCCTCGCCCGCCTGCTCGGCATGGGCCTGGTGCCCAACCTGCGCGACGGCAAGGGCGACAGCCTGTTGATGCTGGCCGCCTACCACGGCCACGCCGATGCGGTGCGCGTGCTGCTGCAGCACGGCGCCGATGCGTCGCTCGCCAACGACCGCGCCCAGACCCCGCTCGGCACTGCCGCGTTCAAGGGCGACATCGACGTGGTGCGCGCACTGATCGAAGGCGGCGCGCCGGTCGACGACCAACCTGACGGCGGCCGCACCGCGCTGATGCTTGCAGCGATGTTCGACCGCGTGGAAATCATCGAACTGCTGCTTGCGCATGGCGCCAACCCGGAGCACGCCGGTGCCGATGGCGCCACCGCGCTTGATCTCGCCCGCGGCATGGGCGCGGAGCGTGCGGTACAGCGCCTATCACATCCATCGGAAAGTTCAATCCCCCGAACGCCCAAACCGGGCGTCGAATGA
- a CDS encoding catalase, with protein MKDDNNQGNSGDRSLTNRQGHPICNNQSQRTVGSRGPATLENYQFLEKISHFDRERIPERVVHARGFVCYGEFEATGNIGDEPAAKYTRAKIFSQAGKKTPLAIRFSTVIGGRDSSETARDPRGFAVKFYTEDGNWDLVGNNLAIFFIRDAIKFPDVIHSLKPDPVTFRQEPNRIFDFMSQTPESMHMLTHLFSPRGIPASYRHMEGFGVNTYKMVNAEGQTVLVKYHFHPRCGVASLTAAEAAKVQGQDLGSASKDLFESIERGEFPQWDMYVQIMEDHDHPELDWDPLDDTKIWPEKDFPLRHVGVMTLNRNVEDHHNENEQIAMGTGVLVDGLDFSDDKMLVGRTFSYSDTQRYRVGSNYLQLPVNQPKGVQRVQTNLRGGQMSYGVDLAPGQNPHINFEPSIHNGLQEAPDMGPNNAPEIRGALTRSVIERRNDYVQARARFNTMQDWERQDLIDNMGTLLSACERDVQERMLWHFFLVHDQYGQGVAEKLGMRVDDVRHLEPLKGQVLTDEDQQRLKNLGNNNDPIDPEVWGQWTSSVTNHRATAEEVLEGRLPGPKAELEATAEA; from the coding sequence ATGAAAGACGACAACAACCAAGGGAATTCCGGCGACCGCAGCCTGACCAACCGCCAGGGCCATCCCATCTGCAACAACCAGTCGCAGCGCACCGTGGGCAGCCGCGGCCCGGCGACGCTCGAGAACTACCAGTTCCTGGAGAAGATCAGCCACTTCGACCGCGAGCGCATCCCCGAGCGCGTGGTGCACGCGCGCGGCTTCGTCTGCTACGGCGAGTTCGAGGCCACCGGCAACATCGGCGATGAGCCTGCCGCGAAGTACACCCGCGCGAAGATCTTCTCGCAGGCCGGCAAGAAGACGCCGCTGGCGATCCGCTTCTCGACGGTCATCGGCGGGCGCGATTCCTCGGAAACCGCGCGCGATCCACGCGGCTTCGCGGTGAAGTTCTATACCGAGGACGGCAACTGGGATCTCGTCGGCAACAACCTCGCGATCTTCTTCATCCGCGACGCGATCAAGTTCCCCGACGTGATCCACTCGCTGAAACCCGACCCGGTGACCTTCCGCCAGGAACCGAACCGCATCTTCGACTTCATGAGCCAGACGCCGGAGTCGATGCACATGCTCACGCATCTCTTCAGCCCACGCGGCATTCCGGCCAGCTACCGGCACATGGAAGGCTTCGGCGTGAACACCTACAAGATGGTCAACGCCGAAGGCCAGACCGTGCTGGTGAAGTACCACTTCCACCCCCGCTGCGGCGTGGCCAGCCTGACCGCGGCGGAAGCCGCCAAGGTACAGGGCCAGGACCTCGGCTCGGCCTCGAAGGACCTGTTCGAATCCATCGAGCGCGGCGAATTCCCGCAGTGGGACATGTACGTGCAGATCATGGAGGACCATGACCATCCCGAGCTCGACTGGGACCCGCTGGACGACACCAAGATCTGGCCGGAGAAGGACTTCCCGCTGCGCCACGTGGGCGTGATGACGCTCAACCGCAACGTCGAGGACCACCACAACGAGAACGAGCAGATCGCGATGGGCACCGGCGTGCTGGTCGACGGCCTGGACTTCTCCGACGACAAGATGCTGGTGGGCCGCACGTTCTCGTACTCCGACACCCAACGCTACCGGGTTGGATCGAACTACCTGCAGCTGCCGGTGAACCAGCCCAAGGGCGTGCAGCGGGTGCAGACCAACCTCAGGGGCGGCCAGATGTCCTACGGCGTGGACCTCGCCCCGGGACAGAACCCGCACATCAACTTCGAGCCGTCCATCCACAACGGCCTGCAGGAAGCGCCGGACATGGGCCCGAACAACGCGCCGGAGATCCGCGGCGCGCTGACCCGCAGCGTGATCGAGCGCCGCAACGACTACGTGCAGGCGCGCGCCCGCTTCAACACCATGCAGGACTGGGAGCGCCAGGACCTGATCGACAACATGGGCACCCTGCTGTCGGCCTGCGAGCGCGACGTGCAGGAGCGCATGCTGTGGCACTTCTTCCTGGTGCACGACCAGTACGGCCAGGGGGTGGCCGAGAAGCTGGGCATGCGCGTGGACGACGTCCGCCACCTCGAGCCGTTGAAGGGCCAGGTGCTGACCGACGAGGACCAGCAGCGCCTGAAGAACCTCGGCAACAACAACGACCCCATCGACCCGGAAGTCTGGGGCCAGTGGACCAGCTCGGTCACCAACCACCGCGCCACCGCCGAGGAAGTCCTCGAAGGCCGCCTCCCGGGCCCGAAGGCGGAGCTGGAAGCGACGGCGGAAGCGTGA